ATCTATTATTCATGAGCAGaaatcgagcgacaaaggaattaggaaatgcatacttgtccctaaggataagtgggaaactgaaggaaatatgcctTTGGTATAAGTtttcatttaatgcatttaatgcaaaatctaataaatgcagttcagtattgattaagaatattccataagatcaagtgatctgaatgcctagctagaggtcgcttcagttcaagtggaattaatattattaatgccaCATCTTACTGAActtgtagggtcacacaaatagtacgtgaaaggGTCAAATATTTAGGTAAATATTATCGCTACAAGAAAAACATGTTTGGGCGACGAGTTAAAAATGTATGGGCAACGAAATTCTTATGTGAAGCCCAAAATAGAACAAAAGGCTACGATGCATAATTTTGTTGCCCAAAGACCTTAATTTGTGCGACAAGAATATTTTCGGTAGCCCAAAATATTTTCTGGGCGACAATGCAGTAACCCGTTGCCTAAAATTTAGTTTTGTGCTacgaaattgtattttgttgcCCCAGTCCCATGTTTGTGCAACTAATTCTAATCGTATCGTTGCCCTTTGTAAATTAATGACCCAGCTCCTACATTAGCTGTCGTTGCCCTTACCCAGAAAGGCGGAAAAAAAAACCGCTCTTTATTTCCCACTACTACATGAACTCCTCCAATTTCCAAACACAAACAGAACTAATCGATTAACTCCTCCCTCTGCTTCCCCTCTTTCGATTCCTTTGCAAtagttgttttgattttcaaggTAACATCAGATTTTTCTTCGATTAATCTTGTCAAATTAGATGTTTAATTGTTGCTTGTGTTTGTTAAATCATTATTTTGATGCGATTTGATTTTTGTGATTAAGGTGAATGCGATTAATTGTTGTTGCAATTTTACAAAGTACGCATCATTGTTGCTTCGATTTCTTTAGTTGTGTCGGTTTTGGGTCACTGTTCGTCGTAGTTGCCAAGCACTTTTGGAAAATTCAATCTGCAAGTTGTTACTGCATTTTTCTTCAATCTGCACTGAATTACTGCAATTTTAGGGTTTTGCTAATTGGTTTTGAATTGGCTGTTCGATTAAATAGTTACAAGTTCCTTTTTTAATGAAGAAAGAGTACGTAATTAAGGATGTTTACATGTTACTGGGTTACAATACAATGTCTCCACTTTGCGGTATATAATTGCTTCACGCCAGACTGTTAATTATTTGGCGCATAACCAGTAAATACACTTATTGATTAATTAGTTGACTCGAGTAGAATTAATAAAGTCAGAGAATATCATATTTATAGGTCCATTCCCTAGCAATCTATAACTCTTCATTTGATTCCATATGTTAAATGTTTGACACAATGATAATTTGATTAACTTGTTTGGGGAGTGATATTTGTACCAATTTAATTGAATATATGCGTTTGATTAATCTGGCCAAATTAGATGTTTAACGATTGCTTGTATTGAATTATGGATATATCATTGTTTTGCAGTAGATTAGATTATGGATTGAGGATGTATAAAAGTCTGGAAGAAAATTTTCTAAGTCCTATTTTTGTGCAAAAAAGTGGATGAGTTTATAGAGTTTGCTTGTTCAAATGCTGAGTTACAAAGTAATGGGAGCATCCACGAATGATTGACATTGGAGGTAATCCAGACGCACTTGATAGATTGGATCCAAATGGTTTGTGGTAAGTGATCCCTCCTTCTCTCATAACTAATGTGTTCAGTTTGCTGCCCaattttgtttgttgcttgCTGCTGTGTTCTGATTGCTGCTCTAGTTCTGAAGTCCAGTAGACTACAATATTCTATTAACTTCTGCTCAGTTTTGTTTGTTGCTTGCTGCATTGTTCTGTTTATGGACTGGGCTTTTAATCTACTAAATCTTATTATGCATTTGATGTTCTTAACAGGTTTGATAATGATCATAAAGTGTCCAATCGTGTTACTGAATCTGTTAAGAAATTCTACAATGGCCCATGGACTTCATTCTCTAATTTTTCAGCGTGTTCACCGGGAATATGGTTCAGAAACTTCagggtatatatatatatatatcatccACTATATAACTCGTCATGAACATTGTTTTCAACTATATCCAATGTTTGACTCATATGTATGTGTTCAATTATAGCATTATTACCGATGGGATCCTTTGATATCACAAGAAGTGAGGAGTGCTTTTGTTCTATTTAGAGAGGAAGCTGCAAATAACAAAGCTAACCTCATACTCTTCTTGGCTGACAATGAGCCTTCTACTTCTCTCAGCTGGTGTCCTGGTAACTCCATCTTATTCTCTATTTTGCTTCGTTTTTCTTAATTGCTTTTTGATTCTTCGCTTTATTGTTTATGTTGTATACGGACTATTAAGTAATGGTTACACTTGTATGTTAAGTCTCGGATGCACATCTTTGATCATTATTACGAaactactttgtattgtttaatTTGATGTACCTATTTAAAGGACGTGAATGTGATGTTGGATGGAAAATGGTGTTCCACTAAGTGAAGATTGTGTGAGAGCTGAACcctatatatataaaaatttgGAAGAGTGTGGAGAAAATGTGGCGCTTTTGCGAGCTTATGAGGGAAACCGACCAATGGCTAAAATTTTCTACTATTGGAGTAAGTATTTCAGTTGGTCAGGAATGATGCTGCTTATTTGCTTAATCTTTTCCTCCCCATATCATTCTGGTGAAAAGATCTATGATGGTGATATTGCTATTGTCGAATTTTCATGATGGTGATATAATGGTTGAAGTACTGAGAACAAATTTCATTTGCTTTATTCTTGGTTTGCTAGTTTAGTGCTTTGTGAAAGTTTGAGGAATGCTGAATTAGGAAATACTTAACATATGTACTGATTATACTGATGCTTTTTTTGGGTATCTCTGCTGAATGTGCAGGGTAAGAAAGTTCATAGTAAGGAATGTCACAGCAGCAGCTCGGGACAGTTCGAGCTATGACGTTCTTGGCTTAATACTTCGTAATTGATTTTCATTTATCCCATGTTATATAACCAAAGACAACTCTGTGTAAAGAAGAGATTCATCTCTTTTTCAATTACATTTATCTCATGTTATATAATCAAAGACAACTCTGTGTAAAGAAGAGATTCATCTCTTTTCTGTAACCCATGTCGAAGAGATTCATCTCTTTTCTGTAACCCATGTTTATCTCATGTTACATTTATCTCATGTTACATATGTAtgaatttatatttattttattgtcgTCTTTGGATAAATAGGTACTtgttattcaatttttttttatatgtatGTCAATCGTTTTTTCATTAATCGTTTAGCAATATATGAACAGAGAAGAaatcatatacggagtatgtagCTTATAATACGCATGGGCGAAAAATGTTGCACataagaattattaatttggCGCGTAATTTAAACTTATGTGCAACAAGTTTTGTTGCCCTTTAACAGTATGGCGACAAAGATAGTGTTGCACAAAATTACCATTCAAAAATTAATGGCTACTTTGGGCGACGGAATCCAAACAGTCGTCGCACAAAGTGACAGTTATAGGCAACGAAAAGATAATTTGTTGCCCAAAGATATCAACTTATGGACAACGAAAATGCCAGTCGTTGCACAAAGTCACCAACATATGGCAACGACTGTGAACCTCGTCGCACATTTGTTTACACTTTAGGCGACAAATATGAATCTCGTTGCCCAATATAAACTTTGGGCAACGACTTGCACGCATCgcccaaaattatttttgtacaACGACATATTACTTCGTCGCCCAAATATAGCAAGAGCGTCGAGCCTATAGCAACGACCTTAGACGTGGATAAAATCGTCGCCCCGAACTACACGCGACGAATATCTAGGTTTGGGCGACGACTTTTTCCGTTGCCCAAAActgtttttcttgtagtgtatattcagtaaatactctaataatccctccgtatttaaataggagtCAGTATGCCTGGAAACGGGTATTAAGGAAGAatagttgaatgaaataaaataataaagcacgTGGGTTggggtaaatattttaatcatgtaaaagaaGTGGGGACCATTAAATTTTGGAGGGGTGGGGGGGTTCGGGGGTTCGGGggtttctgaaattaattgtttaatgtggtGGTGGGTCATATAGTAAATTAGATATACTCTGTAATCCcctgtaaatttataaattttattaatatatttaaacgtatggttatttatatttaaatagaatttacgaattgtAGTaacaaatatataattaatgtatatttatttcatttaattaaattctaaatattttaacgatttatgcaatcaaaaataattttagaattctattttgaaaagaatttgaattacgaaaacacgtttgAATTTGGGAAACAATCCTAATAGGTTTTGgattaaaacattaaaactcaattctaatcctagcccaaattggtaaagcccaaaataaattaaaccaTAATTCCCTGTTCTTGtttcaacttcacgtgaaaatAAGAATCTCAAaccctttttcttgcttcaacaTTCACGTAAAAGAAATCCTCCCTCTCTCTTCTCAATTCCGCCGAACACCAACCACCACCATCTGTCACTGCGTTGCCACCGTCGGCCAACCACCTCCTGATAACCGGTGCTGCTCCCCTTCGTCGTCCGGTACTCCCTCTCCTTCTCTCCCCTCGTGTTTCTTTCTTTCGCTTTCGTTTTTTTCTCCTCCTTAATAGTTGGTTTTTTTTTCGTGCACAACCACCCCAGCC
This Spinacia oleracea cultivar Varoflay chromosome 6, BTI_SOV_V1, whole genome shotgun sequence DNA region includes the following protein-coding sequences:
- the LOC130462379 gene encoding uncharacterized protein yields the protein MIDIGGNPDALDRLDPNGLWFDNDHKVSNRVTESVKKFYNGPWTSFSNFSACSPGIWFRNFRHYYRWDPLISQEVRSAFVLFREEAANNKANLILFLADNEPSTSLSWCPG